The following are encoded together in the Bacillus cereus group sp. RP43 genome:
- a CDS encoding GNAT family N-acetyltransferase, producing the protein MEIYIEQLKKQDAEDLFTFELTNKSFFETMVPNRGSKYFDFEYFQKLLDDLLIEQADGNSYFYLIRNEEKEIVGRINLVDIDTETRISSLGYRVGEKFIKKGVATAAVKLILNVAKNNEINEVHAKTTTNNLASQIVLEKSGFSFNNEADTTSVELNGERVNFVHYICRTTSCSK; encoded by the coding sequence ATGGAAATATACATAGAGCAACTAAAGAAACAAGATGCTGAGGATTTATTTACGTTTGAACTTACGAATAAATCTTTTTTTGAAACAATGGTACCAAATCGTGGTTCGAAATATTTCGATTTTGAATATTTTCAAAAACTACTAGACGATTTATTAATAGAACAGGCAGATGGAAATTCTTATTTTTATTTAATTCGTAATGAAGAAAAAGAAATTGTAGGTCGAATAAACTTAGTAGATATCGATACCGAAACTCGAATCAGTTCGTTAGGTTATCGAGTCGGAGAAAAATTCATAAAAAAAGGAGTTGCAACAGCAGCTGTAAAATTAATTTTAAACGTAGCGAAAAATAATGAAATTAATGAGGTTCATGCTAAAACAACGACTAATAATCTCGCATCACAAATTGTACTAGAAAAAAGCGGATTTTCTTTTAATAATGAAGCAGATACAACTTCTGTAGAATTAAACGGTGAACGTGTAAATTTTGTACATTATATTTGCAGAACTACTTCGTGTTCAAAATAA
- a CDS encoding FAD-dependent monooxygenase, whose product MFNKAIVIGGSMAGKLAAKALSTSFKEVIIIEAGERWDGEASRKRVPQSNHPHVLLKGGEKAIEELFPTITNELIEAGSIVNNFTRDLKWHQFGLWKQSFTGEVHMIQQSRPMLESHIQKRIEQISNITTKYEMLVGRLLIDENRNKVCGVKVKCLDTGVHEEVHADIVVDASGFGSKSIEWLREYNIEVQEEKVRIDLFYATRLFKLKENEKLDCCNILMSPSFPENPYGVLIQTIEDDRYFVTFSGYANEKAPQTDDEFYNFAENLSIRHVIDFLNRAEAITDIKTYKIPFQVRRRFDLVTNMPEGLLIVGDAHCRFDPVFGQGVSVAAMEAHQLQLLLQGRKKLDKTFTQQFYKKAANIIQTPWEMTTTEISRHPQLKRELTMKQNFQLWYTKQIYRLSASDSDVYIRLVRVMNLIHSPFHLFHPKVVLAVLLNRKK is encoded by the coding sequence ATGTTTAATAAGGCTATTGTTATTGGTGGAAGTATGGCAGGAAAACTCGCAGCAAAAGCATTATCAACGTCTTTTAAAGAAGTAATCATTATAGAAGCCGGTGAAAGATGGGATGGAGAAGCTTCGAGAAAAAGAGTTCCACAAAGTAATCACCCTCATGTGTTATTAAAAGGCGGAGAAAAGGCAATTGAGGAATTGTTCCCTACTATTACAAACGAATTAATAGAAGCAGGCAGCATCGTAAATAACTTTACTCGTGATTTAAAATGGCATCAATTTGGTTTATGGAAACAGTCATTCACAGGAGAAGTGCATATGATTCAGCAAAGTCGTCCTATGCTAGAATCACATATTCAAAAACGAATTGAACAAATTTCAAATATTACTACGAAGTATGAAATGTTAGTTGGAAGATTACTAATAGATGAAAACCGTAATAAAGTGTGTGGAGTAAAAGTTAAATGTTTAGATACAGGTGTACACGAAGAAGTTCATGCAGATATTGTTGTTGATGCAAGTGGGTTCGGTTCAAAAAGTATAGAGTGGTTACGAGAATACAATATTGAAGTGCAAGAAGAAAAAGTGCGTATTGATTTATTTTATGCAACTAGATTGTTTAAACTCAAAGAAAATGAGAAGTTAGACTGCTGTAATATATTAATGTCTCCAAGTTTTCCTGAGAATCCTTATGGTGTTCTAATTCAAACGATTGAAGATGATCGTTATTTTGTTACTTTCAGTGGATATGCAAATGAGAAGGCACCACAAACAGATGATGAGTTTTATAATTTTGCTGAAAACCTCTCAATCCGTCATGTAATAGATTTCCTAAATAGAGCTGAGGCAATTACTGATATTAAAACATACAAAATTCCTTTTCAAGTACGCAGAAGATTCGATCTCGTTACAAATATGCCAGAAGGGTTATTAATAGTTGGAGATGCACATTGTCGTTTTGATCCGGTTTTCGGTCAAGGCGTTTCAGTTGCAGCAATGGAAGCTCACCAGTTGCAACTACTTCTACAAGGGAGAAAAAAGCTCGATAAAACATTTACACAACAATTTTATAAGAAAGCCGCAAACATAATACAAACCCCTTGGGAAATGACAACTACGGAAATATCACGTCACCCTCAGCTAAAGAGAGAATTAACTATGAAACAAAATTTTCAGCTTTGGTATACGAAACAAATATATCGACTTTCTGCAAGTGATTCTGATGTGTATATTCGATTAGTGCGGGTGATGAATTTAATTCATAGTCCATTTCATCTATTTCATCCGAAAGTGGTACTTGCTGTATTACTTAATCGAAAGAAATAG
- a CDS encoding undecaprenyl-diphosphate phosphatase, which produces MNWLEAFILGIIQGLTEFLPISSTGHLYLGRHIFQLDEAGLFLDTMLHIGTLLAVFIYYRKEFIYLIKNPFSKLMFLLIVGTIPAVVIGLLFKDFFEDISKTGITIGWEFLVTGLFLYMADKQKNGRKKMNDITYKDALIIGSFQAVAIFPAISRSGMTIVAALWRKLDRETAAYFSFLLSTPAIVGAIILQFVDVFQGKAESISSTSLIVGTLSAAFFGYIAVSWMIQYLKRHSLKVFAYYVWGLGILILMLQFTHVF; this is translated from the coding sequence ATGAATTGGCTAGAAGCTTTTATTTTAGGAATTATTCAAGGGCTGACAGAGTTTTTACCTATAAGCAGTACAGGTCACCTATATTTAGGGCGGCATATTTTTCAGTTAGATGAGGCAGGTTTGTTTTTAGATACGATGCTGCATATCGGAACTTTGCTTGCAGTGTTTATTTATTATAGAAAAGAATTTATTTATTTAATAAAAAATCCATTTTCAAAGCTTATGTTTTTACTTATTGTCGGGACGATACCTGCGGTTGTAATTGGCTTATTATTTAAAGACTTTTTTGAAGATATTTCAAAAACAGGTATAACAATAGGTTGGGAGTTTTTGGTGACAGGTTTATTTCTTTATATGGCCGATAAACAAAAGAACGGTCGTAAAAAAATGAATGATATTACATATAAAGATGCACTCATAATTGGTTCATTTCAAGCAGTAGCTATATTTCCAGCAATTTCTCGTTCTGGAATGACAATTGTCGCTGCATTATGGAGAAAGTTAGACCGTGAAACAGCGGCGTACTTTTCATTTTTATTATCAACACCGGCTATTGTCGGAGCTATCATCTTGCAATTTGTAGATGTTTTTCAAGGGAAAGCTGAATCTATTTCTAGTACATCATTAATTGTCGGAACATTATCAGCAGCGTTCTTTGGCTACATAGCAGTTTCATGGATGATTCAATATTTAAAACGTCATTCTTTAAAAGTATTCGCGTATTACGTATGGGGATTAGGTATTTTAATTTTAATGTTGCAATTTACTCATGTGTTTTAA
- a CDS encoding nucleotide excision repair endonuclease, translating into MNLIKINIPEADVSITERKQVIKGDEPLITPINGFIDFHLFPRDKGGIFMFYNINDELLFVGKARKIRQRIKKHFEDNVSPIKNNRDEVYRIDACIVEDPTEREIYETYIINEYKAKYNVDKVFYK; encoded by the coding sequence ATGAACTTGATTAAAATTAATATTCCTGAAGCTGATGTTTCAATTACTGAACGTAAACAAGTTATTAAAGGAGACGAGCCATTAATTACTCCAATTAACGGTTTTATCGATTTCCACTTGTTCCCTAGAGATAAAGGCGGCATTTTTATGTTTTACAACATTAATGACGAACTTCTTTTCGTAGGTAAAGCTCGTAAAATTAGACAACGTATTAAAAAGCATTTTGAAGATAATGTTTCACCAATCAAAAATAATCGTGATGAAGTATACCGCATCGATGCATGTATCGTAGAAGATCCAACAGAAAGAGAAATTTACGAAACTTACATCATTAATGAATACAAAGCGAAATATAACGTTGATAAAGTGTTTTATAAATAA
- a CDS encoding GNAT family N-acetyltransferase, translating into MTNVAVRRPNLNHVDELYLFFRIVITNTYKNEGLSQLLDDIENEINSKKQYLKNDFDSNGESRYFLLAIDTNNDKIIGTIEIGPASTLINSCTGGVLKGLYEIGTVFILPEYQRKGIGSLLLNTMYLTLLSRGVTEYCLDSGYKKAQSIWTKKFGKPSYVLKDYWGESIDHMIWKKSLHDIPIIFEL; encoded by the coding sequence ATGACTAACGTTGCAGTTAGAAGACCGAATTTGAATCATGTAGATGAACTATATTTATTTTTCCGTATAGTTATTACGAATACATATAAAAATGAAGGGTTATCCCAATTATTAGATGACATAGAAAATGAAATTAACTCAAAAAAGCAATATTTGAAAAACGATTTTGATAGTAATGGAGAAAGTCGTTACTTTTTATTAGCAATAGATACAAATAACGATAAAATCATTGGAACGATTGAAATCGGTCCAGCGAGTACATTAATTAATAGTTGTACAGGCGGTGTACTTAAGGGTTTGTATGAAATAGGAACTGTATTTATACTTCCGGAGTATCAAAGAAAAGGTATAGGGAGTTTACTACTAAATACAATGTATCTTACATTACTTAGCAGAGGAGTAACCGAATACTGTTTAGATAGTGGATACAAAAAAGCACAAAGTATATGGACGAAAAAGTTTGGAAAACCTAGTTATGTGCTGAAGGATTATTGGGGCGAATCAATTGATCATATGATTTGGAAAAAAAGTTTACATGATATACCTATAATATTTGAATTATAA
- a CDS encoding PQQ-dependent sugar dehydrogenase, producing the protein MTKVKVSLRPIVHNINLPTVIKTAILPGESAERLFIATQLGEIFYIGDDVIKTFLNIRPRIIKLGTSEEGVSSSGYDERGLLGLAFHPQFNHNGLFYLHYSMAGTQGPGALAEQFKPNPCDPKTLNLKWINRDTQYDHIDTIEEWILQSNGQPEKRRTLLNIKRPFFNHNGVNGLNFSPETGKLVFTNGDGGSGYDPFNLSQDDLEIAGKIIEIDVSKNTLMNNPPVVTRFNELPLSIQETLIVIAKGVRNITGISFQRFYNQYIKYAGNVGQDIVESIFSFVQYKPIPVTELVQTHLMRFTPNQNGFINFGWRGWEGELPTSFIRHCSENPTLDERTMAYYNETIQTSVRRIQPLISYFHKDSRADKFGGTSLTGVQPYMGTTIQNLSGSVVFTDLAKKEESQSPVKGVLAYTRASIDGKRNNFHVIETNYDFGAQSAYYVSLGTNLNQTRLYLGVYGSMKVTDFNKGTIYEIIP; encoded by the coding sequence TTGACAAAAGTTAAGGTTAGTTTACGGCCCATCGTTCATAACATAAATTTACCAACTGTAATAAAAACAGCCATACTTCCAGGTGAATCGGCTGAAAGACTATTTATTGCAACCCAATTAGGAGAGATTTTTTATATAGGAGACGATGTAATAAAAACATTTTTAAATATTCGCCCGCGAATCATAAAATTAGGCACATCTGAAGAAGGGGTTTCTAGTAGTGGTTATGATGAACGAGGATTGCTAGGACTAGCGTTTCATCCGCAATTTAATCATAATGGCTTATTTTATCTTCATTATTCAATGGCTGGGACTCAAGGACCAGGTGCACTTGCAGAACAATTTAAACCGAATCCTTGTGACCCGAAAACTTTAAACTTAAAGTGGATAAATAGAGATACTCAATATGATCATATTGATACAATTGAAGAATGGATTTTACAATCAAACGGTCAACCTGAAAAACGAAGAACGTTACTTAATATAAAACGGCCATTTTTTAATCATAACGGAGTCAATGGTTTAAACTTTTCACCTGAGACTGGAAAACTTGTTTTTACAAATGGAGATGGTGGATCGGGTTATGATCCATTTAATTTAAGCCAGGATGATTTAGAAATAGCGGGTAAAATAATTGAAATTGATGTAAGTAAAAATACATTAATGAATAACCCTCCAGTAGTTACGCGCTTTAATGAACTTCCTTTATCTATACAAGAAACACTTATAGTAATTGCGAAAGGGGTTCGGAATATAACAGGTATTTCATTTCAAAGGTTTTATAATCAGTATATCAAATATGCTGGAAATGTCGGGCAGGATATTGTAGAGTCTATTTTTTCGTTTGTTCAGTATAAACCCATACCGGTTACCGAACTTGTTCAAACGCATTTAATGAGATTCACTCCCAATCAAAATGGATTTATTAATTTTGGTTGGCGAGGATGGGAAGGAGAATTACCTACTTCTTTTATAAGGCACTGTTCTGAGAATCCTACTTTGGATGAGAGAACAATGGCTTATTATAATGAAACAATTCAAACGTCAGTGAGACGTATTCAGCCTCTAATCAGTTATTTTCATAAAGATTCCAGGGCCGATAAGTTTGGAGGAACTTCACTTACAGGAGTTCAGCCATATATGGGGACTACAATCCAAAATTTATCAGGTAGTGTCGTGTTTACTGATCTTGCCAAGAAAGAAGAATCTCAATCTCCAGTAAAGGGAGTGTTAGCTTATACTAGAGCAAGTATAGACGGTAAACGTAATAATTTTCATGTTATTGAAACCAATTATGATTTTGGTGCTCAATCAGCTTATTATGTTAGTTTAGGAACAAACTTAAATCAAACTAGGTTATATTTAGGAGTTTACGGTTCTATGAAAGTAACTGATTTTAATAAAGGTACTATTTATGAAATTATCCCTTGA
- a CDS encoding thiamine pyrophosphate-binding protein, whose translation MDNMINTDNFGSQRGPAQKTVGQYLFDCLKLEGITEIFGVAGDYNFTLLDTLECYNGIRFIEGRNELNSGYAADGYARIKGISALITTFGVGELSACNAIAGANSEHVPIIHIVGSPPEKDQKEHKLMHHTLMDGNFDVFRKVYEQITAYTAVLTPENAKIEIQTAIRIAKEKKKPVYLVVANDLVTKPIKVWAEPIPTRPTSNPNTLQAAVNHVRPLLKRAHRPVILVDVKTMRFGLQTATRQLADAMNVPVVTMLYGKGGFDETHPNYIGMYLGSFGSTEVQSTVENADCIIAIGMVWADTNTASFTAKLNPLITVNIQPDMVKIAEAEYPNVLAADMLLAVQKVGYKGKGLTGKIAFPYEQFTTNVDGRLLAVDYYPRFQRMLKDGDIVIAETGTFYYGMGEVRLPGNVTYIGQGGWQSIGYAIPSAFGAIMAAPERRVLVFTGDGALQLTVQEISSMLYYGCKPIIFVLNNGGYTIERYLNVKTEDQKYNQIPRWSYTKLAEAFGGNAFTVTVRTYGELDQAIIHAEKESAKRLCIIEMIAGNPMDAPEYMRRMRSYMEKQEMQRGQK comes from the coding sequence ATGGACAACATGATTAATACGGACAACTTTGGTTCACAAAGGGGACCTGCTCAAAAAACGGTTGGCCAGTATTTGTTCGATTGCCTGAAACTCGAGGGCATTACCGAAATTTTTGGTGTCGCAGGGGACTATAATTTTACACTTCTTGATACTTTGGAGTGTTATAACGGCATCCGTTTTATAGAAGGACGAAACGAACTAAACTCAGGTTATGCTGCAGATGGCTATGCAAGAATCAAAGGAATATCGGCTCTTATTACGACCTTCGGGGTCGGGGAGCTCAGCGCCTGCAATGCGATAGCGGGAGCCAACAGCGAGCATGTACCAATAATACATATTGTGGGTTCGCCTCCTGAGAAGGATCAAAAAGAGCATAAGCTGATGCATCACACCTTAATGGATGGAAATTTTGACGTCTTTCGCAAGGTGTATGAACAGATTACGGCATATACCGCGGTGCTTACGCCGGAAAATGCCAAGATTGAAATTCAGACTGCGATTCGCATTGCTAAGGAAAAGAAAAAGCCAGTATATCTGGTTGTGGCTAATGATTTAGTGACCAAGCCAATTAAAGTCTGGGCAGAGCCAATACCAACACGTCCAACATCCAACCCGAATACCCTTCAGGCTGCAGTGAATCATGTCCGTCCGCTTTTGAAACGTGCCCACCGACCGGTTATCCTGGTGGATGTGAAAACGATGCGTTTCGGTCTTCAGACAGCAACTCGGCAGCTAGCCGATGCAATGAATGTGCCTGTTGTAACGATGCTGTACGGGAAGGGGGGATTCGACGAGACCCATCCAAATTATATCGGAATGTATCTAGGCTCTTTCGGGAGTACTGAAGTCCAAAGTACGGTGGAGAATGCAGATTGTATCATTGCGATTGGCATGGTATGGGCGGACACAAACACCGCAAGTTTTACCGCAAAGCTAAACCCACTGATAACTGTCAATATTCAACCAGATATGGTTAAAATCGCTGAGGCGGAATATCCGAATGTTCTTGCAGCCGACATGCTACTTGCCGTGCAGAAGGTGGGTTATAAGGGCAAAGGTTTGACAGGGAAAATTGCATTCCCTTATGAGCAATTCACAACTAATGTCGACGGACGTCTATTGGCGGTCGACTATTATCCACGTTTTCAGCGCATGCTGAAAGATGGGGATATTGTAATCGCCGAGACCGGAACGTTTTATTATGGAATGGGAGAGGTAAGACTGCCGGGCAATGTAACATATATTGGACAAGGTGGATGGCAGTCCATCGGTTACGCAATCCCTTCGGCGTTTGGTGCTATTATGGCCGCGCCGGAACGCCGAGTATTGGTGTTTACAGGTGACGGTGCCCTGCAGCTAACAGTACAGGAAATCAGTTCTATGCTCTATTACGGCTGCAAGCCCATAATCTTTGTCTTGAACAACGGTGGTTATACGATCGAGAGATATTTAAATGTCAAAACAGAGGATCAAAAGTACAACCAAATCCCTCGATGGTCTTACACCAAGCTGGCCGAAGCTTTTGGAGGTAACGCGTTTACCGTTACGGTCCGGACCTATGGAGAGCTTGATCAAGCTATAATCCATGCTGAAAAGGAAAGCGCCAAAAGACTCTGTATAATTGAAATGATCGCAGGGAATCCGATGGACGCACCTGAATATATGCGACGGATGCGTAGTTATATGGAGAAGCAGGAAATGCAGCGCGGTCAGAAATAG
- a CDS encoding ABC transporter ATP-binding protein, whose protein sequence is MSDRKIENSRQGGPGPGGGGHMGGGMRKIEKAKNFKGTMNKLLQYLKPYKLSILVVILFAIGSAAFTIVGPKILGNATTKLFEGLVSKVSGAPGAAIDFTYIGNIVILLLGLYLLSTAFGIIQGYIISGVAQKVSYNFRKEIDEKINRMPLNYFDKTTHGEVLSRITNDVDTVSQTLNQSMSQIITSVITIIGVLIMMLSISWQMTLVALLILPVSMILIMAVVKRSQKYFKSQQEYLGHVNGQVEEIYSGHNIVKAFNKEEEEVKKFEEVNDTLYHSAWKSQFLSGMMMPIMTFIGNIGYVAVSILGGWLAVKRTIAVGDILAFVQYVRSFTQPIAQVAQIANVLQSTAAAAERVFEFLEEDEEVPEAENPVKLQKVQGEVTFQDVQFGYNPDKIIINNFSSNIKPGQKVAIVGPTGAGKTTIVKLLMRFYDINSGAICIDGHDIKDFTREDLRSMFGMVLQDTWLFNGPIMENIRYGRLDATDEEVIEAAKAAHVHNFVKTLPNKYQMELNEEASNVSQGQKQLLTIARALLADPKILILDEATSSIDTRTEVLIQKAMENLMEGRTSFIIAHRLSTIRDADLILVMKDGDIVEQGNHEELLKSDGFYASLYNSQFEGADAS, encoded by the coding sequence ATGAGTGATAGAAAAATAGAAAATAGCAGACAAGGTGGTCCTGGTCCTGGCGGTGGCGGTCATATGGGCGGCGGCATGAGAAAGATTGAGAAAGCAAAAAACTTCAAAGGAACGATGAATAAACTCCTTCAATACTTGAAGCCCTATAAATTATCAATCTTAGTCGTTATCCTTTTCGCAATCGGTAGTGCAGCCTTTACAATCGTTGGTCCAAAAATTTTAGGAAATGCGACAACAAAACTTTTCGAAGGACTCGTAAGCAAAGTATCAGGAGCACCCGGTGCGGCCATTGACTTTACCTATATCGGAAACATTGTCATTTTACTCCTTGGATTATATTTACTGAGCACTGCGTTTGGTATTATTCAGGGGTACATTATTTCTGGAGTAGCTCAAAAAGTATCCTATAACTTCAGAAAAGAAATCGACGAAAAAATTAATCGTATGCCACTGAATTACTTTGATAAAACAACGCACGGCGAAGTATTATCAAGAATTACAAATGACGTAGATACGGTGAGCCAAACGTTAAACCAAAGTATGTCGCAAATCATTACATCTGTTATTACGATCATCGGTGTACTCATCATGATGCTATCAATCAGTTGGCAAATGACATTAGTGGCACTTTTAATATTGCCAGTATCGATGATTCTCATCATGGCAGTCGTAAAACGATCACAAAAATATTTCAAATCCCAGCAAGAATATTTAGGACACGTAAACGGTCAGGTCGAAGAAATTTATAGTGGTCACAATATCGTAAAAGCCTTTAACAAAGAAGAAGAAGAAGTAAAAAAATTCGAAGAGGTAAATGATACCCTTTACCACTCCGCATGGAAATCTCAATTTTTATCTGGAATGATGATGCCGATTATGACATTTATCGGTAATATCGGTTACGTCGCTGTATCTATTTTAGGCGGATGGCTTGCGGTAAAGAGAACCATCGCAGTTGGAGACATTTTAGCCTTTGTGCAATATGTTAGAAGCTTTACGCAACCAATCGCTCAAGTAGCGCAAATCGCGAACGTACTTCAATCCACTGCAGCTGCTGCAGAAAGAGTCTTCGAATTTTTAGAAGAAGACGAGGAAGTGCCAGAAGCAGAAAATCCAGTGAAGCTGCAAAAAGTTCAAGGAGAAGTTACCTTCCAAGATGTTCAATTTGGATACAATCCAGATAAGATCATCATCAATAATTTCTCATCTAACATTAAACCTGGACAAAAAGTAGCAATCGTTGGACCAACCGGAGCTGGTAAAACAACGATCGTAAAACTGTTAATGCGTTTCTATGACATAAACAGCGGTGCGATATGTATAGATGGTCACGATATAAAAGACTTCACGCGAGAAGACCTGCGCAGCATGTTTGGTATGGTACTGCAAGACACTTGGCTATTTAACGGACCAATCATGGAAAATATCCGTTACGGTAGACTCGATGCTACAGACGAAGAAGTAATTGAAGCAGCGAAAGCAGCTCACGTTCACAACTTCGTAAAAACATTACCAAATAAATATCAAATGGAACTAAACGAAGAAGCAAGCAACGTATCCCAAGGACAAAAGCAACTACTAACAATTGCTCGCGCCCTTCTAGCGGATCCGAAAATATTAATACTCGACGAAGCAACAAGCTCCATTGACACTCGTACAGAAGTACTCATCCAAAAAGCGATGGAAAACCTCATGGAAGGCAGAACAAGCTTTATCATCGCTCACAGATTATCAACAATCCGTGATGCAGACTTAATTCTTGTCATGAAAGACGGGGATATTGTAGAACAAGGTAATCATGAAGAGTTATTGAAATCTGATGGTTTCTATGCTTCGCTTTATAATAGTCAGTTTGAAGGTGCGGATGCTTCTTGA